In Bacteroidales bacterium, a genomic segment contains:
- a CDS encoding TonB-dependent receptor, whose protein sequence is MRNLIKLASFLYFFLLSGLAFSQGTGFFVGQVFNQEDRQPLIGASIKVQKNPTLGAATDVDGRFKLELTPGIYTFVVSYTGMSSDTLAETIIAGQTIERNITLKLFTSKLEGIEVKVGRFEQNLEKLTVSMDVIQIEQIEKRNLTKIEAILDNTPGLNILDGEPQIRGGSGFTFGVGSKVGVFIDDMPILSGDANRPYWDIVPIENIKQIEVVKGASSVLSGASSLSGAIYIRTAYPGIEPLTKVKVYSGFYSNPKYSYMKWWDQFPGIGGASYMHSRIIKNTDIVIGARVKFDHGYEGPPVTLPMVVDTITDFSESQMTERNLGLNFNIRHRSQKYPGLNYGVNGNINYDKTKMMLAWLDDSAGFYRAYPGAVILQDHFQYYLDPFVNYFSKMGFKHSFKARWMYNDNQMTNNQSVRNKVIFTDYNYRRDYPNLNGFQFIGGFSTQYTMTNAKMYNASGTDDNTLFNLSGYTEIQHEILETINFSAGLRFEYNALNGEGGDVKTIFRAGASLKMMQETYLRMSIGQGYRYPTIAERFVKINLGTFGVYDNQDLVPETSLNAEIGVRRGFKFANYLGYLDVAIFQQDYKNTIEYLFGFWDSTYTFSIAGFKFLNTGKSRIVGIDASIVGKAQLHSSLLMNTVFGYNYIMPKSLEPDLVFANDYNPTGKTDFTYRNTSVNPEREILKYRFLHTFKADIEFEYRKFSPGVSLKYFSKIENLDKAIADFERATVAAGGSVQPVKYMNYYNNHNNGNLVIDLRIGYTFNDRHKLSLTSTNLTNRWYSLRPLKAEAMRSILLQYSLTI, encoded by the coding sequence TTGAGAAATCTGATAAAACTTGCTTCTTTTCTATACTTTTTCTTACTATCAGGACTTGCATTTTCGCAGGGGACCGGATTTTTTGTTGGACAGGTCTTTAATCAGGAGGACAGACAACCACTTATCGGGGCAAGTATTAAGGTGCAAAAAAATCCCACCCTGGGCGCTGCTACCGATGTGGATGGACGTTTTAAATTGGAATTGACCCCTGGCATATACACCTTTGTTGTTTCATACACCGGCATGAGTTCTGATACGCTTGCCGAGACCATTATAGCCGGACAAACCATCGAAAGAAATATCACACTTAAACTGTTTACATCAAAGCTCGAAGGCATTGAAGTTAAGGTAGGCAGGTTTGAGCAAAATTTGGAAAAATTGACCGTTTCGATGGATGTAATACAGATTGAGCAAATCGAAAAACGCAACCTCACAAAAATTGAAGCCATTCTCGACAATACGCCGGGGCTCAATATCCTGGATGGTGAGCCACAGATAAGAGGAGGCAGCGGATTCACTTTTGGCGTGGGGAGCAAGGTGGGAGTTTTTATTGACGATATGCCCATATTATCGGGAGATGCCAACCGGCCTTACTGGGATATTGTTCCGATCGAAAACATCAAACAAATTGAAGTAGTCAAAGGGGCTTCTTCCGTGCTGTCAGGGGCGTCGTCGCTAAGCGGCGCCATATACATCCGCACGGCCTATCCCGGCATCGAACCATTGACCAAAGTGAAGGTTTACAGCGGATTTTACAGCAATCCGAAATACAGTTATATGAAATGGTGGGACCAGTTTCCGGGTATCGGTGGCGCCAGCTACATGCATTCGAGAATAATTAAAAATACCGATATAGTGATTGGTGCTAGGGTAAAATTTGACCACGGCTATGAGGGACCACCGGTAACACTACCCATGGTTGTTGATACCATCACCGATTTCAGCGAATCGCAAATGACTGAGCGAAACCTCGGGCTGAATTTTAATATCCGCCACCGCAGCCAGAAATACCCCGGGCTGAATTATGGTGTGAATGGCAACATTAATTACGACAAAACCAAGATGATGCTTGCCTGGCTCGACGATTCCGCCGGATTCTACAGGGCTTATCCGGGCGCAGTCATTCTCCAGGATCATTTCCAGTATTACCTCGATCCCTTTGTAAATTATTTTTCCAAAATGGGATTCAAGCACAGTTTCAAAGCAAGGTGGATGTATAACGACAACCAGATGACCAACAACCAGTCGGTGCGTAATAAAGTAATTTTTACCGATTACAATTACCGGCGGGATTATCCCAATCTGAATGGGTTCCAGTTTATCGGAGGTTTCTCAACGCAATACACCATGACCAATGCAAAAATGTACAATGCCTCCGGAACCGACGACAACACCCTTTTCAACCTGTCGGGATATACTGAAATTCAGCATGAAATCCTGGAAACCATCAATTTCTCTGCAGGCCTCAGGTTTGAGTACAACGCACTCAACGGCGAGGGTGGTGATGTGAAAACAATATTCAGGGCGGGCGCTTCTTTGAAGATGATGCAGGAAACCTATCTCAGGATGTCTATTGGACAGGGCTACCGTTACCCGACCATTGCCGAACGCTTTGTAAAAATTAACCTCGGAACTTTCGGCGTTTACGATAACCAGGATCTTGTTCCGGAAACAAGCCTAAATGCTGAAATCGGAGTCAGACGCGGGTTTAAATTTGCCAACTACCTGGGCTACCTGGATGTTGCCATTTTTCAACAAGATTACAAAAACACCATTGAGTACCTTTTTGGTTTCTGGGATTCAACCTACACTTTTTCCATTGCCGGCTTCAAATTTTTAAATACCGGAAAATCAAGAATTGTTGGCATTGACGCATCCATTGTCGGAAAAGCCCAACTCCATAGCAGCCTGCTGATGAATACTGTTTTTGGATACAATTACATCATGCCCAAGTCGCTTGAACCCGATCTGGTGTTTGCCAACGATTATAATCCGACGGGGAAAACTGATTTCACCTACAGAAACACTAGCGTTAATCCCGAAAGGGAAATTTTAAAGTACCGGTTTTTACACACTTTCAAAGCAGACATCGAATTTGAGTACAGGAAATTTTCGCCCGGCGTAAGCCTGAAATATTTCAGCAAAATCGAAAACCTCGACAAGGCCATCGCCGATTTTGAGCGTGCGACCGTTGCGGCTGGAGGTTCTGTGCAACCGGTGAAGTACATGAACTATTACAACAACCACAACAACGGCAACCTGGTGATTGACCTGCGAATTGGATACACATTCAACGATCGTCACAAATTATCCCTTACATCAACCAACCTTACCAACCGATGGTACTCCCTCCGTCCGTTAAAGGCCGAGGCCATGCGAAGCATTCTGCTGCAATATTCGCTGACGATTTAG
- a CDS encoding DUF1295 domain-containing protein, whose protein sequence is MISKELFDIIVIAWIAMAILILPVLIKVTAPYGRHTKSSWGPMISNRLGWFIMELPALVIFSFFVLTGKNFTQTIIFIASVLWIIHYVNRTLIFPLRIRTRNKKMPLGIVAMAFFFNIVNGFINGYWLGYLALPYPESWLYNPRFVAGVILFITGFIINQYHDQLLIRLRKNSGSAYKIPFGWLFRYISCPNFFGEIIEWGGFALLTWCLPSFSFFLWSMVNLLPRAIDHHRWYKNTFPEYPKERKAVIPFLL, encoded by the coding sequence ATGATTTCAAAGGAACTTTTCGACATCATTGTCATTGCCTGGATAGCCATGGCCATCCTGATTTTGCCTGTTCTCATCAAAGTCACCGCACCTTATGGTCGCCACACAAAATCAAGTTGGGGGCCGATGATCAGCAACCGTTTGGGATGGTTCATTATGGAACTGCCGGCGCTGGTGATTTTTTCATTTTTCGTGCTCACGGGTAAAAATTTTACTCAAACCATCATTTTCATTGCATCGGTTTTATGGATAATCCATTACGTGAACCGGACACTGATTTTTCCACTAAGAATCAGAACAAGGAACAAAAAAATGCCGCTTGGGATAGTGGCGATGGCTTTTTTCTTCAACATTGTTAACGGATTTATAAACGGCTACTGGCTTGGTTACCTGGCTCTTCCATATCCTGAATCATGGCTTTACAATCCCCGGTTTGTTGCCGGAGTGATTTTGTTCATCACCGGTTTCATCATCAATCAGTACCACGATCAACTGCTAATCCGGCTGAGAAAAAACAGCGGGAGTGCCTACAAGATTCCTTTTGGCTGGTTATTCCGCTATATTTCATGTCCAAATTTTTTTGGTGAAATAATAGAGTGGGGTGGATTTGCGCTGCTAACCTGGTGTCTGCCTTCGTTTTCCTTTTTCCTCTGGTCAATGGTCAACTTATTACCGCGTGCCATTGACCATCATCGCTGGTATAAAAATACTTTCCCCGAATACCCGAAGGAACGGAAGGCGGTGATACCGTTTTTACTCTAA
- a CDS encoding NAD-dependent epimerase/dehydratase family protein has product MKVAATGASGHVGINLCRQLTMQGHEVRVLVHNNFGRLPELNVEIIRGDLFDHQSLLQLFGGVEVVFHLAAKITIDQKETNAVFKINVEGTANVIKACKEARVKKLVHFSTIHTLKSFGTEEKLDESNPLISGSKIVYEQSKAEAEKLVIVASAEGLDAVILNPTAIVGPYDYKPSYLGQALIKIYKNQLPMLVPGGYNFVDVRDVADASIKAATFGRSGERYVLGGHWLSLKDLSIQIGELFNRKTPTFKAPTWVARVGIPFIQSWAKLSGSHPLYTAESLEILKSASKNISYLKATKELGYAPRPMDETLKDTFTWYKENQVV; this is encoded by the coding sequence ATGAAAGTAGCGGCAACCGGCGCCAGCGGACACGTGGGTATAAACCTGTGCAGGCAACTGACCATGCAGGGGCATGAAGTCAGGGTGTTGGTGCACAACAATTTCGGCAGGCTGCCGGAGTTGAACGTTGAGATCATCAGGGGGGATTTGTTTGACCATCAAAGTCTTTTACAATTGTTCGGGGGTGTGGAGGTGGTTTTTCATTTGGCTGCAAAAATCACTATTGATCAAAAGGAGACGAATGCTGTTTTCAAAATAAATGTAGAGGGAACAGCGAATGTGATTAAGGCTTGTAAAGAAGCCAGGGTTAAAAAGTTGGTTCACTTCAGCACCATTCACACGCTCAAATCTTTTGGCACTGAGGAAAAGCTTGATGAAAGCAATCCTCTTATTTCCGGATCTAAGATCGTGTATGAACAGTCAAAAGCGGAAGCCGAAAAATTGGTGATTGTTGCTTCGGCAGAGGGTTTGGATGCAGTGATCTTAAATCCTACAGCCATTGTCGGGCCTTATGACTATAAGCCATCTTATCTGGGGCAGGCTTTGATCAAAATATATAAAAATCAATTGCCGATGCTGGTTCCGGGAGGCTACAATTTTGTGGATGTGCGGGATGTGGCTGATGCTTCAATCAAAGCGGCTACTTTCGGTCGTAGTGGCGAACGCTATGTACTGGGTGGGCATTGGCTGAGTTTAAAAGATCTTTCGATACAGATCGGGGAGCTATTCAATCGTAAAACACCAACGTTTAAAGCACCGACATGGGTTGCCAGGGTTGGAATTCCATTTATTCAATCCTGGGCAAAACTTTCGGGCAGCCACCCGCTTTATACCGCCGAATCGCTTGAAATCCTGAAATCGGCCAGCAAAAATATTTCGTATTTGAAAGCCACTAAAGAACTCGGCTATGCTCCCCGCCCGATGGATGAAACTCTCAAAGATACTTTTACCTGGTACAAAGAAAATCAAGTAGTTTAG
- a CDS encoding DUF3575 domain-containing protein, which yields MKTKLLLISKIVLIFIVLVLANPEVTFSQSDTTRMNTVRLNVTNPLIFGDKAIVVGYERILKNNQSFSVNIGRTSYPKMISINTDSIGIDLKSSYKDIGLNLSADYRFYLKKENKHAPPRGIYIGPYYSYNHFNRTNNWTLNTENFQGNLETELLMNIHTIGFELGYQFVFWDRMSLDMILIGPGYGFYNFKVNIQTDLSADDESKLYEVISDYLNEKIPGFSQVIDGDGFRKSGSEKTSTLGYRYMVMIGYRF from the coding sequence ATGAAAACAAAATTACTCCTCATTAGTAAAATAGTATTGATCTTCATAGTACTTGTCCTTGCAAATCCAGAAGTTACATTTTCACAATCCGACACCACGCGTATGAACACGGTGCGTCTCAATGTCACAAACCCGCTCATTTTTGGGGATAAAGCCATTGTAGTCGGTTACGAGCGAATATTGAAAAATAACCAGTCATTTTCGGTGAACATCGGCAGAACTTCTTATCCGAAAATGATCAGTATTAACACCGACTCCATCGGAATTGATTTGAAAAGTTCCTACAAGGACATAGGATTGAATTTGTCGGCAGATTACCGTTTCTATTTGAAAAAAGAGAACAAACACGCACCACCGCGGGGTATATACATTGGTCCTTACTATTCCTATAATCATTTCAACAGAACCAACAACTGGACGCTCAATACAGAAAACTTTCAGGGAAACCTTGAAACCGAATTGTTGATGAACATCCATACCATTGGTTTTGAGCTCGGTTACCAGTTTGTTTTCTGGGACAGAATGTCCCTGGACATGATTTTAATTGGGCCGGGTTATGGTTTTTACAATTTTAAAGTGAATATCCAAACTGATTTATCCGCTGATGACGAAAGCAAACTCTATGAAGTGATCAGTGACTATCTTAACGAAAAAATACCTGGATTTAGCCAGGTGATTGATGGCGACGGCTTTAGAAAAAGCGGATCAGAAAAGACCAGCACACTTGGTTATCGCTATATGGTGATGATTGGATACCGGTTTTAG
- a CDS encoding translocation/assembly module TamB, with protein sequence MVRVIKVFAWGIGSLAALFIILIILINIPSIQTFITGKISNSLSKKIGTEISVGRVKIAFPKTVLINEIFVTGQQSDTLLYVEEIRINVDLLKIIRQEINVNNLRIAGLVSHIRRDGVENKFNFQFILDAFTPTDTIPSPGNEERAPWLINVRKIELENIYAGYYDEVVGINATLNLGQLLLLVKTLDLTTMDFEAQKLDLLNTVGFVEMWDVQKPLDKETVSDESKPDSLPIVGLELLNLENVHLRYVNKDEQQDFSAAVGNLTFTSKSVDLNRQELDLGELILQNSSFEAQLASTPENENAVSIDHPVQSSIFPDWMITMDKIEIEQVDLKYDDVSAPKVSAGLDYGHLSVEGLMLKTGNLRVSPEGLQADIQTISFKEQSGLDLHQLTAQIELSNQIAELNNFEIETSKSNISGDIRLGFASFKDLQNEIGKTAISLLLNKLSVNTEDVFLFAPDLAADSLLGKFQNQTITVAAKVEGKVNNLKIESLDFRGLKSTQLRANGRITGLPDVSNLGFNLTIESLVTKPADLFLFIDTAVFTGITLPESLKIKGAAIGKMNDFDAEVYVNTDFGKVSAGAFYQKINKTARDTFNVTFEINDFKAGLLLADTTFGILNLSGSVAGTGAASDSIAAVAGLAILKAGFNNYIYQNINTNARANGKMLWLDMQSEDPNLLFDLNLEADMTSEMQTYSAQINLDTLNLSALNFVNGKNIISTTILARANYASMENFDAAISATSTKLVAEKMVLPLNLLEIEAMVFNDSIRAALKSDIVDASLTGNFKIDELQGVIGAAMKQYFGITDSVGVSPETNIAFSIDTHFPESLKNQIGETFNLSDIKNMNGSYTGKNNELSVEMRLDNLVYGSIIMDTLTMEVNGKNDSLAFSLELRKISYDSLSLQNFIIHESVSKGKILSEIKILDSQGNPRYLFLNDIKVSDSATEISFVRDGLILDGQTWSVEEDNYLRIQPGGIESHQFFFTNQDKSVVFISEDRQQKFEFNAFSLENLLNIVDFAGFDEPVKGKLGGEITFGESDGQYLYDIDLAIDSLFLLNQLAGNYAIKAKADSTNLELDLQLKNLKNELSLTGNILNWNKTPEPDLELLIGFTDLYLMEAYTMGAASDMSGKVTGEISITGTILKPVIAGVIGFEEAVATINSLNFQTRLRNEKLTFDKRGLHFDQFVIEDDQQQKLSINGSLLTENYNDFVFDLQIASDNFKPISSSATDNKTFYGNLFITTDLKLQGTPESPIVDANVKLNKGTNLTYVMEGSELKLVTPEGIVEFVDHSLQSDSTVIATTGDYITDSIISRISGIDLTANLQIDPDATFTVIIDPRSGDYLTISGSAVLSIAADRSGNQTITGIYEVRSGVYQLSFYGLVKKSFTFQQGSNISWSGKPMDASLNITAGYEVTTNSVALVANESSSMTESEQNMYKQRLPYSVLLNINGFIAQPEISFNITLPDKYMVNYPQVASKLSQLNTPEMESERNKQVFALLVTGSFIADNPFASTGSSTANIATTAARNSVNGILADQMNKISSKYVKNVDLNFGLNSYEDYSGSSSEVRTELEVQVSKKLMNDRLTVEAQGSFDVEGSNNNTNQSSQEMWGEFAVTYSIDPEGKYKLRVYRENAYDIFDGEVAYSGIAFIFEREFQSILKKGKKQNDSIQNIAAPTIEGIKSEPQNK encoded by the coding sequence TTGGTACGGGTAATTAAGGTGTTTGCCTGGGGAATAGGTTCATTGGCAGCCCTTTTCATTATCCTGATCATACTAATAAACATCCCTTCCATTCAAACTTTCATTACCGGTAAAATCAGTAATTCGCTCAGCAAAAAAATCGGCACTGAGATCAGTGTTGGCAGGGTAAAAATTGCTTTTCCAAAGACTGTACTTATCAACGAAATTTTCGTCACCGGCCAGCAATCAGATACCTTGCTCTATGTCGAGGAAATCCGCATTAATGTTGATCTATTAAAAATCATAAGGCAGGAAATCAATGTCAATAACCTGCGCATCGCAGGACTGGTAAGTCATATCCGACGGGATGGCGTTGAAAATAAATTCAATTTCCAGTTTATCCTCGACGCATTTACCCCAACCGACACTATACCTTCGCCTGGAAATGAGGAACGCGCTCCCTGGTTGATCAACGTCAGGAAAATCGAATTGGAGAATATTTACGCCGGATATTATGATGAGGTGGTTGGAATAAATGCCACATTGAATCTTGGCCAACTGTTACTTCTTGTTAAAACCCTTGACCTGACGACCATGGATTTTGAGGCACAGAAGCTTGACCTTTTAAATACAGTTGGATTTGTGGAGATGTGGGATGTGCAAAAGCCATTGGATAAAGAAACGGTTTCAGATGAATCAAAACCAGACTCTTTGCCGATCGTCGGGCTTGAGTTGCTCAATCTGGAGAATGTCCATCTGAGGTACGTCAACAAAGATGAACAGCAGGATTTTTCAGCCGCCGTTGGCAACCTGACGTTCACATCCAAAAGTGTTGACCTAAACAGGCAGGAACTGGATTTGGGTGAATTAATCCTCCAAAATTCTTCCTTTGAGGCTCAACTGGCTTCTACGCCAGAAAATGAAAATGCGGTCAGTATTGATCATCCTGTTCAAAGTTCCATTTTTCCCGACTGGATGATTACAATGGACAAGATCGAAATTGAGCAGGTTGATTTGAAATATGATGATGTCTCGGCGCCAAAAGTTTCTGCAGGATTAGATTACGGGCACCTGTCAGTGGAAGGCTTAATGCTGAAAACCGGCAACCTGAGAGTTTCACCTGAAGGGTTGCAGGCCGATATTCAAACCATCAGTTTTAAGGAACAAAGCGGGCTGGATCTTCATCAATTAACAGCTCAGATTGAGTTGAGCAACCAGATTGCTGAGTTGAACAACTTTGAAATTGAAACCTCAAAAAGCAACATTTCCGGTGATATCCGGCTTGGCTTTGCGTCGTTTAAAGATTTGCAAAACGAGATTGGGAAAACAGCTATTTCCCTCCTTCTCAATAAACTATCAGTCAATACTGAAGACGTTTTTCTTTTCGCTCCCGACCTTGCTGCTGACAGCCTTTTGGGGAAATTTCAAAACCAGACGATCACAGTGGCTGCTAAAGTTGAAGGCAAAGTGAATAATCTGAAAATTGAAAGTTTGGATTTTCGTGGGCTAAAATCTACACAATTAAGAGCAAATGGCCGCATTACAGGGCTTCCGGATGTGTCAAATCTTGGTTTCAACCTCACGATCGAATCACTTGTTACAAAGCCGGCTGATCTGTTCTTGTTTATTGATACCGCAGTGTTCACCGGAATTACCCTCCCGGAATCCCTTAAAATAAAAGGTGCAGCGATTGGAAAGATGAACGACTTCGACGCCGAAGTTTATGTCAATACTGATTTTGGTAAGGTTTCAGCCGGCGCTTTTTATCAAAAAATCAACAAGACAGCGCGGGATACTTTTAACGTAACCTTTGAGATCAATGATTTCAAAGCCGGGTTGCTGCTCGCCGATACGACTTTTGGAATCCTTAACTTGTCCGGCAGCGTCGCCGGAACCGGGGCTGCAAGTGATTCCATTGCCGCAGTTGCCGGACTGGCAATCCTCAAAGCCGGATTCAACAACTACATTTACCAAAATATTAATACCAATGCCAGAGCAAATGGCAAAATGTTATGGCTCGACATGCAATCCGAAGACCCGAACCTTTTGTTTGATCTCAACCTTGAAGCGGATATGACCAGCGAAATGCAAACTTACTCCGCACAGATTAACCTGGATACGCTCAATCTTTCAGCATTGAATTTTGTGAATGGCAAAAATATAATCTCCACCACAATTTTGGCCAGAGCAAACTATGCTTCCATGGAGAATTTTGATGCAGCCATCTCAGCAACCAGCACAAAACTTGTCGCGGAAAAAATGGTTTTGCCACTGAATTTGCTTGAGATAGAAGCAATGGTTTTCAATGACAGCATCAGGGCGGCATTGAAATCAGACATCGTTGATGCGTCCCTGACTGGAAATTTCAAAATTGATGAACTACAAGGCGTTATAGGCGCTGCGATGAAGCAGTATTTTGGCATTACCGATTCTGTTGGCGTTTCGCCGGAAACCAATATTGCATTTTCCATTGATACCCATTTTCCTGAAAGTTTAAAGAATCAAATTGGCGAAACGTTTAATCTGTCGGACATCAAAAATATGAACGGCTCCTACACAGGTAAAAATAATGAGCTTTCCGTTGAGATGCGGTTGGATAACCTGGTTTACGGGAGTATTATCATGGATACGCTGACGATGGAAGTTAACGGAAAAAATGATAGCCTGGCATTTTCTCTTGAGCTCAGAAAAATCAGCTATGACTCTTTGAGTCTCCAAAATTTTATTATTCATGAGTCAGTCAGCAAAGGGAAAATCTTATCCGAAATAAAAATTCTGGACAGTCAGGGAAATCCCAGGTATCTGTTTTTAAATGATATTAAAGTATCCGACAGCGCCACAGAAATTAGCTTTGTCCGGGATGGGCTGATCCTTGATGGGCAGACCTGGTCAGTAGAGGAAGACAACTATCTGAGGATTCAACCCGGGGGAATCGAATCGCATCAGTTCTTTTTCACAAATCAGGATAAATCAGTTGTTTTCATTTCCGAAGATCGCCAACAAAAGTTTGAGTTTAACGCATTCAGCCTGGAGAACCTGTTGAACATTGTTGATTTTGCCGGCTTTGATGAACCGGTCAAAGGAAAGCTTGGCGGGGAGATCACTTTTGGCGAAAGCGACGGTCAATATCTATATGACATTGACCTGGCAATTGACAGCCTCTTCCTGCTCAACCAACTTGCCGGTAACTATGCAATCAAGGCAAAAGCCGACAGTACCAACCTTGAATTAGATCTTCAATTAAAAAATCTGAAGAACGAGCTCAGCCTCACCGGCAACATTTTAAACTGGAACAAAACTCCGGAACCTGATCTTGAGTTGCTGATCGGGTTTACCGATCTTTATCTTATGGAAGCCTATACAATGGGCGCGGCATCCGATATGAGCGGCAAAGTGACAGGAGAGATTTCGATTACCGGAACCATTTTAAAACCTGTGATTGCAGGGGTTATCGGGTTTGAAGAAGCAGTGGCAACCATCAACAGCCTGAATTTTCAAACCCGTCTTCGCAACGAAAAATTGACTTTTGACAAAAGAGGATTACATTTCGATCAATTTGTGATCGAAGATGACCAACAGCAGAAACTCTCCATCAATGGCAGTCTATTGACCGAAAACTACAACGATTTTGTTTTTGACCTTCAAATTGCTTCTGACAATTTCAAGCCCATCAGCAGCAGTGCCACTGACAATAAAACTTTCTACGGGAACCTTTTCATTACCACCGACCTGAAACTGCAAGGAACCCCTGAAAGCCCTATTGTGGATGCCAATGTAAAACTTAACAAAGGGACAAATCTCACTTATGTGATGGAAGGTAGCGAATTGAAGCTGGTCACTCCCGAAGGTATTGTGGAGTTTGTTGATCACTCTTTGCAAAGTGATTCCACCGTGATTGCCACTACCGGCGATTACATCACCGATTCGATCATATCCCGGATTTCAGGGATTGACCTTACAGCAAACCTGCAGATTGACCCGGATGCCACTTTTACAGTCATTATTGATCCCCGGTCGGGCGATTACCTTACCATTAGCGGCTCAGCTGTCCTGAGCATTGCTGCCGATCGTTCAGGTAATCAAACGATCACAGGCATTTACGAAGTCAGGTCCGGTGTATACCAGCTTTCATTTTATGGACTGGTAAAAAAGAGCTTTACCTTTCAGCAGGGAAGCAATATTTCCTGGTCGGGAAAGCCGATGGATGCCAGTCTTAACATTACTGCCGGATACGAAGTCACAACAAATTCAGTAGCATTGGTTGCCAATGAGTCTTCTTCAATGACGGAATCGGAGCAAAATATGTACAAACAGCGCCTTCCTTACTCCGTTTTGCTGAATATCAACGGTTTCATTGCTCAGCCCGAAATCAGCTTCAACATTACCCTCCCTGACAAATACATGGTCAATTACCCGCAGGTGGCCAGTAAATTGTCACAATTAAACACACCGGAAATGGAATCGGAGCGGAACAAACAGGTTTTTGCACTACTGGTCACCGGCAGTTTCATTGCCGACAATCCCTTTGCTTCGACAGGCAGTTCAACAGCAAACATTGCCACAACGGCAGCCCGCAACAGTGTGAATGGTATTCTGGCCGATCAGATGAATAAAATCTCGAGCAAATATGTTAAAAATGTTGACCTGAACTTTGGGTTGAATTCTTATGAAGACTATTCGGGAAGTTCAAGTGAAGTCCGAACTGAGCTTGAAGTACAGGTGTCGAAAAAGCTGATGAACGACAGGCTGACGGTGGAAGCCCAGGGTTCTTTTGATGTGGAAGGCTCAAATAACAACACCAACCAGTCGTCGCAGGAAATGTGGGGAGAGTTTGCAGTAACCTATTCTATTGATCCTGAAGGAAAGTACAAACTGCGCGTTTACAGAGAAAATGCATACGATATTTTTGATGGAGAGGTGGCATACAGCGGTATCGCCTTCATTTTTGAAAGAGAATTCCAATCCATCCTGAAAAAAGGAAAAAAGCAAAATGACAGCATCCAAAATATCGCTGCGCCAACCATTGAAGGAATAAAAAGTGAGCCCCAAAACAAATGA